A section of the Phaseolus vulgaris cultivar G19833 chromosome 8, P. vulgaris v2.0, whole genome shotgun sequence genome encodes:
- the LOC137823486 gene encoding uncharacterized protein has translation MAEPSHAKPGCFSDFFHLLFCAENGNRSLMQPNSNPITKPYASEVVHVHNKDAMLNATKPGVVARLMGLDSLPSTNLVSNTNTLDSVPRSRSVNFVDYLLKFDTSQANHHQVKTSASFREVPAPFHHKSKNHDHVVFYWDSGSEDHKVESLSRIQEMGLEESRQRRKQGIKNKEIAGVTKERNLTKRKKISKFENEPRVVPFKHGSKVRNHNEAKVWAPVSACSKSCGNRRKGGSSPSGLRTTPTLPNKQKKVPSEPKRSKNTRKQQSKKKIETECSSENFSPISVLDDNDFSFLYGPDFSDYTSHLKPKTKWEFSELLLDDNVGDRASKDNECSYSDINHKKEYLSELTKELCKFTENDLRELDFTRKSMCEGENYEEICLEFEHKIFDILLHQVVNELVELSY, from the exons ATGGCTGAACCAAGTCATGCAAAacctggttgtttttctgactTCTTTCACCTTCTCTTTTGTGCTGAGAATGGAAATAGGTCTCTAATGCAGCCTAATTCTAACCCCATTACAAAACCATATGCATCAGAAGTAGTGCATGTTCATAATAAGGATGCAATGCTAAATGCAACTAAACCAGGAGTGGTGGCAAGGCTAATGGGGCTTGATTCACTGCCAAGTACCAACTTGGTATCAAACACAAACACCCTAGATTCAGTTCCAAGAAGTAGGTCAGTGAACTTTGTGGATTACTTGCTCAAGTTTGACACAAGCCAAGCCAACCATCACCAAGTGAAAACCTCAGCATCATTCAGAGAGGTTCCTGCACCGTTTCACCACAAAAGCAAAAACCATGACCATGTTGTGTTCTACTGGGATAGTGGGAGTGAAGATCATAAAGTTGAATCCCTTTCGAGGATTCAAGAAATGGGGTTGGAAGAATCTAGACAGAGAAGGAAGCAGGGAATCAAGAACAAGGAGATTGCTGGTGTGACAAAGGAGAGGAACCtaacaaagagaaaaaaaatttccaAGTTTGAGAACGAGCCTAGAGTGGTTCCTTTTAAGCATGGTTCAAAGGTTCGAAATCACAATGAAGCTAAAGTTTGGGCACCAGTTTCTGCATGTTCTAAGAGTTGTGGTAATAGAAGAAAAGGTGGTAGCAGTCCTAGTGGGTTAAGAACAACCCCAACATTGCCAAATAAGCAGAAGAAAGTGCCCTCTGAACCAAAACGCTCgaaaaatacaagaaaacaacaatCAAAAAAGAAGATAGAGACTGAATGTAGCTCGGAGAATTTCAGTCCAATCTCAGTCCTAGATGACAATGACTTTTCCTTTCTTTATGGACCCGATTTTTCAG ATTACACAAGCCACTTAAAGCCAAAGACAAAGTGGGAATTTTCTGAACTGTTATTGGATGATAATGTTGGAGACAGAGCAAGCAAGGACAATGAATGTTCCTACTCTGACATCAACCACAAAAAAGAGTATTTATCAGAATTAACGAAGGAGCTTTGCAAGTTTACAGAAAATGATTTGAGAGAATTAGATTTCACAAGAAAAAGCATGTGTGAGGGTGAAAATTATGAGGAAATTTGTTTGGAGTTTGAGCATAAAATATTTGACATTTTACTACACCAGGTTGTCAATGAACTTGTGGAACTTTCATATTGA